In the genome of Ignavibacteriales bacterium, one region contains:
- the aceE gene encoding pyruvate dehydrogenase (acetyl-transferring), homodimeric type, with product MSDNNRLDPLTEEIETREWLYSLDYVLEHGGPERVKELLQQLQIRAHKAGVAIPFTANTPYINTITREKQPPFPGDREIERRIKSLIRWNAMAMVVKANKLENGIGGHISTYASAATLYEIGFNHFFKGKGDDYDGDQIYFQGHASPGIYARAFLEGRLSVEQLENFRRELKPNGGLSSYPHPWLMPNFWEFPTVSMGLGPIMAIYQARFNRYLEDRGLRNKNGSKVWAFLGDGETDEPEALGALTLASREQLDNLIFVINCNLQRLDGPVRGNGKIIQELEAAFRGAGWNVIKLIWGSDWDPLLDNDVEGKLVKRMGEVVDGQYQKYSVESGAYVREHFFGVDEDLLMMVENMSDEQLRKMKRGGHDPEKVFAAYKAAVEHKGRPTVILAKTIKGYGLGESGEGKNITHQQKKLNEEEMREFRSRFGIAISDDDISSAPFFRPAEDSTEMIYLKERRKNLGGSVPSRRTDIRPIKTPPEELFEEFYKGTEGREVSSTMVFVRILAKLLKDKEIGKLIVPIVPDEARTFGMEALFRQIGIYSHVGQLYEPVDADSLLYYKEAKNGQILEEGITEAGSMSSFIAAGTAYLTHGINMIPFFIYYSMFGLQRVGDLAWAAGDIGAKGFLLGGTAGRTTLNGEGLQHQDGHSHLLAYPVPNLVAYDPAYAFELAVIIRDGIRRMYEEQENIFYYITLMNENYPMPPMPEGAKEGIVKGMYKLISSEKKNAKLKAQLFGSGTILNEVIKAQQILEDDYKVSADVWSVTSYKELRRDALDAERWNLLHPTEKQKVPYISKMLKHEEGVFVAASDYVKALPDSVSKWFPGSLTSLGTDGFGRSEGRKELRDFFEVDAKHIVLATLNALFKEGKIKQTVVEGAIKQLGINPDKLNPMIS from the coding sequence ATGAGCGATAATAACAGACTCGATCCACTAACAGAAGAAATTGAAACCCGTGAATGGCTCTATTCACTTGATTATGTACTTGAACACGGCGGACCCGAAAGAGTTAAAGAACTTTTACAGCAGCTTCAGATACGCGCGCACAAAGCCGGAGTTGCAATTCCGTTTACAGCAAACACTCCTTACATCAACACAATTACAAGAGAAAAGCAGCCGCCGTTTCCCGGTGATCGTGAAATTGAAAGAAGGATTAAAAGTCTTATCCGCTGGAACGCAATGGCGATGGTTGTTAAAGCTAACAAACTCGAGAACGGAATAGGCGGACATATTTCTACTTACGCATCAGCAGCAACGTTATATGAAATAGGTTTTAACCATTTCTTCAAAGGTAAAGGAGATGATTATGACGGAGACCAGATTTATTTCCAGGGACATGCTTCGCCGGGCATTTATGCAAGAGCTTTTCTTGAAGGAAGATTATCTGTTGAACAACTTGAAAATTTCCGCAGAGAATTAAAACCTAACGGCGGACTTTCATCTTATCCACATCCATGGTTAATGCCTAACTTCTGGGAGTTTCCGACAGTGTCAATGGGGCTTGGACCAATCATGGCAATTTACCAGGCTCGTTTTAATCGTTACTTAGAAGACCGCGGACTTAGAAATAAAAACGGAAGTAAAGTCTGGGCATTTCTCGGTGATGGAGAAACAGATGAACCGGAAGCATTAGGCGCGCTCACTCTTGCTTCGCGTGAACAACTTGATAATCTTATCTTTGTTATCAACTGTAATTTGCAGAGACTTGACGGACCTGTTCGCGGTAACGGAAAAATTATTCAGGAGCTTGAAGCAGCATTTCGCGGCGCAGGATGGAACGTTATAAAATTAATTTGGGGAAGTGATTGGGATCCGCTTCTTGATAACGATGTTGAAGGCAAACTTGTAAAACGTATGGGTGAAGTTGTTGACGGACAGTATCAGAAATATTCTGTTGAAAGCGGTGCTTATGTCCGCGAACATTTTTTTGGGGTTGATGAAGATCTGTTAATGATGGTAGAGAATATGTCTGACGAGCAGTTAAGAAAAATGAAACGCGGTGGACACGATCCCGAAAAAGTTTTTGCCGCATACAAAGCTGCTGTTGAACATAAAGGAAGACCGACAGTAATTCTTGCAAAGACAATTAAGGGTTACGGACTTGGTGAAAGCGGCGAGGGAAAAAACATTACACATCAACAGAAAAAATTAAATGAAGAAGAAATGCGCGAGTTCAGAAGCCGTTTCGGTATCGCAATTTCTGATGATGATATTTCAAGTGCACCATTCTTCAGACCTGCAGAAGACAGCACTGAAATGATCTACTTAAAAGAAAGAAGAAAAAATCTCGGTGGTTCAGTTCCGTCAAGAAGAACAGATATTCGACCTATCAAAACTCCACCTGAAGAACTGTTTGAAGAGTTTTACAAAGGAACGGAAGGAAGAGAAGTTTCTTCAACAATGGTGTTTGTAAGAATACTCGCCAAGCTTTTAAAGGATAAAGAAATAGGAAAGCTGATCGTTCCTATCGTTCCTGATGAAGCACGAACTTTCGGAATGGAAGCACTATTCAGACAAATTGGAATTTATTCACACGTTGGTCAGCTTTATGAACCCGTTGATGCAGACTCACTTCTTTATTACAAAGAAGCAAAGAACGGACAGATACTCGAAGAAGGAATTACTGAAGCGGGATCGATGTCATCATTTATTGCTGCGGGTACCGCTTACTTAACTCACGGAATAAATATGATACCGTTCTTCATCTATTATTCAATGTTTGGTTTGCAGAGAGTCGGTGATCTTGCATGGGCTGCAGGCGATATTGGCGCAAAAGGATTTTTGCTCGGCGGTACAGCAGGAAGAACAACTCTTAACGGCGAAGGGCTTCAGCACCAGGATGGACACAGTCATCTTCTCGCATATCCTGTTCCGAATCTTGTAGCGTATGATCCTGCGTATGCATTTGAACTTGCAGTTATTATTCGTGATGGTATCAGGAGAATGTATGAAGAACAGGAAAATATTTTTTACTACATCACATTGATGAATGAAAATTACCCGATGCCTCCAATGCCCGAAGGTGCAAAGGAAGGTATTGTTAAAGGTATGTATAAACTCATCTCTTCTGAAAAGAAGAATGCAAAACTTAAAGCACAGTTATTCGGAAGCGGTACAATACTTAATGAAGTAATTAAAGCTCAGCAGATTCTTGAAGATGATTATAAAGTATCGGCAGATGTGTGGAGTGTTACAAGCTATAAGGAGTTAAGACGCGATGCTCTTGATGCTGAAAGATGGAATCTTCTGCACCCGACTGAAAAACAAAAAGTACCTTACATTTCAAAAATGTTAAAACACGAAGAAGGTGTTTTTGTCGCTGCTTCTGATTATGTCAAAGCATTGCCGGATTCTGTTTCCAAATGGTTCCCGGGGTCACTAACATCCCTGGGTACAGATGGATTCGGACGAAGTGAAGGAAGAAAAGAACTCCGTGACTTTTTTGAAGTCGATGCAAAACATATTGTGCTTGCAACATTGAATGCGTTGTTCAAAGAAGGAAAGATAAAACAGACGGTAGTTGAAGGTGCGATTAAACAGCTTGGAATAAATCCGGATAAACTTAACCCGATGATTTCGTAA
- a CDS encoding T9SS type A sorting domain-containing protein: MKAGLLKSLFISLIMFSLQTFGQNPEWINYTDGNLIFSTVEDDDYYWAATYGGLSRVSKTNGEIFVFTKANSDLPDNYIYCMTQDSNGIKWLGTYSSGIIKFDGNSFTTYNSSNTLLPDNKINSIAVDHQDNLWAGTDSGLVKYDGVNWTLYDFQNLNYTDIDVGALFVDDTGDLWVSTQELLRFNGTTWTEYLDQIWPIYSIDQGPDGTIWFGGNDLKKFDGINWTTVTGFPDDQIMSLSVDVNNVLWVGTAFKGLASFNGTNWFVYNKSNTPFREPWIMHVRVNNSNDKIIGTQKGLYKFNNISWSEIETSNSSLPSNYIERISISPNGKIWMSGIHGLCSFDNEEWQSYPELNTDSAWTEIQSLKVSADNMVWIGTYHQGLIKFDGINQTIFNTSNSPIPSNWISSIEIDAMQIMWIGTGNGLVKYDGINWTVYNTGNSGLPGNGISTITIDSEGKKWIGTNGVAVFNDSTWIVYDTTNSGLPSNTITAIDIDSTGIAWIATHDDGLAVLTGTTWTLYNTLNSILPTIWIEDVTIDLNNQVWIGCSDLYYPYDRGGLVRYDGNQWELLNTNNSELPGNYLKAIEIDQFNNKWIAMLDGGVSVFNENGITLPVELISFTAEVLNNTVNLKWSTASELNNRGFEVERKQVASHQSSVNNSEWNTIGFVDGSGTQSQTHNYNFIDSSVTSGRYSYRLKQIDFNGTYNYSNVVEVDLSLPLTFSLEQNFPNPFNPTTKIRYTVGDAYYASPTRVLLRIYNILGSEVATLVNEVKPAGSYEIEFDASQLASGVYFYSLTAGDFKMTKKMVMLK, from the coding sequence ATGAAAGCGGGTTTGCTCAAGTCACTGTTCATTAGTCTGATAATGTTTTCATTACAAACATTCGGGCAAAATCCTGAATGGATAAACTATACTGACGGCAACTTAATATTCTCAACTGTTGAAGATGATGATTACTACTGGGCTGCAACCTATGGCGGGTTATCCAGAGTTTCAAAAACAAACGGTGAAATTTTTGTTTTTACAAAAGCTAATTCAGACTTGCCTGATAATTATATCTATTGCATGACTCAGGATTCAAATGGTATTAAGTGGCTTGGCACTTATAGTAGCGGAATAATAAAATTTGATGGCAATAGTTTTACAACATATAATTCATCTAATACGCTCCTGCCGGATAATAAGATAAATTCAATCGCTGTTGATCACCAAGATAATTTATGGGCAGGCACAGATAGCGGGCTGGTTAAATATGACGGCGTTAACTGGACTTTATACGATTTTCAAAATTTAAACTATACAGATATAGATGTAGGGGCTTTATTTGTTGATGACACCGGTGATTTATGGGTCTCAACTCAGGAACTTTTGAGATTTAATGGTACAACCTGGACTGAGTATCTGGATCAGATATGGCCAATTTATTCAATTGACCAGGGACCAGATGGTACAATATGGTTTGGCGGAAACGATCTAAAAAAGTTTGACGGAATTAATTGGACCACAGTTACAGGTTTTCCTGATGATCAGATAATGAGTCTCTCGGTTGATGTAAACAATGTTTTATGGGTAGGAACGGCTTTCAAAGGACTCGCAAGCTTCAACGGAACAAACTGGTTTGTTTACAATAAGAGTAATACTCCGTTTAGGGAGCCATGGATTATGCACGTAAGGGTAAATAATTCCAACGATAAAATAATAGGGACACAAAAAGGGCTGTATAAATTTAATAACATCAGTTGGTCTGAAATTGAAACTTCAAATTCATCACTGCCAAGTAACTACATTGAAAGGATTTCTATTTCTCCAAATGGAAAAATATGGATGAGCGGAATACATGGGCTATGTTCTTTTGATAATGAAGAATGGCAAAGTTATCCGGAGTTAAATACTGATTCAGCATGGACTGAAATCCAAAGTTTGAAAGTTAGTGCAGATAACATGGTATGGATAGGAACTTACCACCAAGGATTGATAAAATTTGATGGAATAAATCAAACCATATTTAATACATCAAATTCTCCTATTCCAAGTAACTGGATTTCATCAATCGAGATTGATGCTATGCAGATTATGTGGATAGGAACCGGTAATGGTCTTGTAAAATATGATGGCATCAATTGGACAGTATACAATACTGGCAACTCCGGATTACCTGGAAATGGAATCAGCACAATTACAATTGACAGTGAAGGTAAAAAATGGATAGGAACAAATGGTGTTGCAGTATTTAATGATTCAACCTGGATAGTTTACGATACGACGAACTCCGGACTCCCATCAAATACGATTACAGCAATTGATATCGACTCAACAGGCATTGCCTGGATAGCAACTCATGATGATGGGCTTGCCGTTCTAACTGGAACTACTTGGACACTATATAACACTTTAAATTCGATACTCCCGACCATCTGGATTGAAGATGTTACCATAGACTTGAATAATCAAGTTTGGATCGGCTGTAGCGATTTATATTATCCATATGACAGAGGAGGCTTAGTACGGTATGATGGAAACCAATGGGAATTATTAAATACAAACAATTCAGAACTTCCCGGAAACTATTTAAAAGCAATTGAGATTGACCAGTTTAACAACAAATGGATTGCTATGTTAGATGGCGGAGTTTCAGTCTTCAATGAAAACGGTATCACTCTTCCAGTCGAACTGATTTCCTTCACAGCAGAGGTTCTTAACAATACAGTAAATCTAAAATGGTCAACTGCTTCTGAACTTAACAACAGAGGGTTTGAGGTAGAACGCAAGCAAGTCGCCAGTCATCAGTCTTCAGTAAACAATTCAGAGTGGAATACAATCGGGTTTGTTGATGGAAGTGGTACTCAATCACAAACACATAATTATAATTTTATTGATTCAAGTGTAACTTCAGGCAGGTATTCTTACAGACTTAAACAAATTGATTTTAACGGCACCTATAACTATTCAAATGTAGTGGAAGTTGATTTATCATTACCTCTTACATTTTCTTTAGAACAAAACTTCCCAAACCCGTTTAACCCAACAACTAAAATTCGCTACACCGTAGGGGACGCATATTATGCGTCCCCTACGCGCGTGCTTCTGCGCATTTATAATATACTCGGTAGTGAAGTTGCAACTTTAGTAAACGAAGTAAAACCCGCAGGAAGTTATGAAATTGAGTTCGATGCTTCACAACTGGCTAGCGGTGTGTATTTCTATTCACTCACTGCCGGTGATTTCAAAATGACTAAGAAGATGGTGATGCTCAAGTGA
- a CDS encoding T9SS type A sorting domain-containing protein, with translation MESTKYFSFNKMILLNVLFVLSFVISSSTFAQSQRPIKPITENTSSFYEVQSSMNDYWLSKNAVDGFVNVNGSRSKMPGWKLYKRWEYFWEQRVNQSSGEFPSTNSVIEYEKYLQSNNHLNKTMYDESWTNLGTNSSTGGYAGIGRINCIAFHPTDVNTFWVGSPSGGIWRTTNGGTSWTILNDNQLVLGVSDIVIPGDYATSNTIYIATGDRDGGSMWSLSGGQNADNVSIGVLKSTDGGTTWSTTGLSYTKNLGKIIYRLLIHPSNNSILFASTSDGIYKSTNGGTDWVSKSLNRWIDMEFKPGDPTVIYASSYGYTSTYINRSTDSGENWSFSSIATDGRRGEIAVTPADPSVVYLLSANSGGGVYGVYKSTNSGASFTVVNAGSPAGMLGYYTDGSGGSGGQGSYDWCIAVSPTNANTVFIGGITTWKSTNGGTTFTANTNWTSYSGYNISGVPVTHADKHCLVYQNSSVLFEGNDGGIYKTTNGGISWIDLSDGLIISQIYRIGVSQTSQTTVLTGLQDNGTKLYNSGWTDVKGGDGMECIVDPTNSNYMYATYVRGQITRSINGFTNWVTEVDISANIPGGQPQGAWVTPYVMDKNSSTTLFAGYDRIWKTTNRGDSWTSASQVLSSSDKLRSLAIAPSNSNVLYTADRTNMWKTTNGGSTNWTAVTIPTTSLYVTYIAVKEDDPNTVWITYGGYSDGIKVYESTNGGTSWTNISTGLPNLPVMCIVHYKAATNRNVLFVGTDVGVYVKDGSNNWASFNNGLPNVVVTELDIYYGGVTNKLRAGTYGRGLWETNIDATLPVELSSFTATINNNFVVLNWTTKTETNNFGFEVERTSNVKGQMSNELQSIGFVNGSGNSNSPVSYVYEDKSVSSGKYSYRLKQIDNDGQYSYSNIVEVDVSVPNKFSLEQNYPNPFNPTTKIKFTIPQATYPLSGGGRGGLVTLKVYDVLGNEVASLVNEYKTAASYEIEFDASNLSSGVYYYQLKAGDPSSNSGQSFIQTKKMILIK, from the coding sequence ATGGAGTCCACTAAATACTTTTCATTCAATAAAATGATTTTATTGAATGTACTTTTCGTTTTATCCTTTGTGATATCCAGCAGTACGTTTGCTCAATCACAAAGACCCATTAAGCCGATAACTGAAAACACATCATCTTTCTACGAAGTACAAAGTTCAATGAATGATTACTGGCTTTCAAAAAATGCTGTTGATGGTTTTGTAAATGTAAATGGTTCACGCAGCAAAATGCCCGGATGGAAATTATATAAACGATGGGAATATTTCTGGGAACAAAGAGTAAATCAAAGCTCAGGTGAATTCCCTTCAACTAATTCTGTAATTGAATATGAAAAATATTTACAGAGTAATAATCATCTTAATAAAACAATGTATGATGAAAGCTGGACTAACCTGGGAACAAATTCTTCAACGGGAGGATATGCAGGCATTGGAAGAATAAACTGTATAGCTTTTCATCCGACTGATGTAAATACATTTTGGGTTGGTAGTCCATCCGGCGGAATATGGAGAACAACTAACGGCGGAACAAGCTGGACAATTTTAAATGACAATCAGCTTGTACTTGGTGTAAGCGATATTGTTATTCCAGGTGATTACGCAACATCGAACACAATCTACATTGCAACAGGCGACCGTGACGGCGGAAGTATGTGGTCACTAAGCGGCGGACAAAATGCTGATAACGTCAGCATCGGTGTTTTAAAATCTACTGACGGCGGAACAACATGGAGTACAACGGGACTTTCTTATACAAAAAATTTGGGGAAGATCATCTATAGGTTATTAATTCATCCCTCAAACAATTCAATACTCTTTGCTTCAACTTCAGATGGAATTTATAAATCAACAAACGGAGGTACTGACTGGGTTTCTAAATCACTTAACCGATGGATAGATATGGAATTTAAACCCGGCGATCCGACAGTAATCTACGCATCAAGTTATGGTTATACTTCAACATATATTAACAGGTCAACTGATAGCGGCGAGAACTGGTCATTTTCTTCAATCGCAACTGACGGCAGACGGGGTGAAATAGCCGTTACTCCTGCTGATCCATCAGTTGTTTATTTATTATCTGCGAATAGCGGTGGTGGAGTTTACGGCGTTTATAAATCCACAAATAGCGGGGCGAGTTTTACAGTTGTCAATGCAGGTTCACCCGCAGGAATGTTAGGATATTACACAGATGGTTCAGGAGGCAGCGGCGGTCAAGGTTCTTATGACTGGTGTATCGCAGTTTCACCAACTAATGCAAACACTGTTTTTATTGGAGGTATCACAACATGGAAATCAACAAACGGCGGAACAACATTTACAGCAAACACAAATTGGACATCCTACTCGGGATATAACATATCAGGTGTCCCGGTCACACATGCAGATAAACATTGCCTTGTATATCAAAACTCTTCCGTTCTGTTTGAAGGAAATGACGGCGGTATTTATAAGACTACAAATGGCGGAATTTCGTGGATTGATCTATCTGATGGATTGATCATTAGCCAGATTTACAGGATTGGTGTTTCGCAGACAAGCCAGACAACTGTGTTAACGGGTTTACAGGATAACGGAACAAAATTGTACAACTCCGGTTGGACTGACGTTAAAGGCGGAGATGGAATGGAATGTATTGTAGATCCTACCAACTCAAATTATATGTATGCAACTTATGTTCGGGGTCAGATTACGAGAAGCATAAATGGTTTTACCAACTGGGTAACCGAAGTTGATATTTCTGCAAACATACCCGGCGGTCAACCCCAAGGTGCATGGGTAACGCCGTATGTTATGGATAAGAATAGCAGTACAACATTGTTTGCAGGTTATGACAGGATCTGGAAAACAACCAACCGTGGTGATAGCTGGACAAGCGCATCACAGGTTTTAAGTTCTTCTGATAAACTTCGTTCACTTGCAATCGCGCCTTCAAACTCAAATGTACTTTACACTGCTGACAGAACTAACATGTGGAAAACTACAAACGGTGGTTCAACCAACTGGACAGCAGTTACAATTCCAACCACATCACTTTATGTTACATACATTGCAGTAAAAGAAGATGATCCTAACACAGTCTGGATAACCTACGGTGGTTATTCTGATGGTATAAAAGTTTATGAATCGACAAACGGAGGAACAAGCTGGACGAACATTTCAACAGGATTACCAAATCTTCCAGTTATGTGTATCGTACACTACAAAGCGGCGACAAACAGAAATGTATTGTTTGTCGGAACTGATGTAGGTGTTTATGTAAAAGACGGTTCGAATAACTGGGCATCATTCAACAACGGTTTGCCTAATGTTGTCGTAACAGAACTTGATATTTATTATGGTGGTGTCACAAACAAACTTCGCGCAGGCACTTATGGTCGCGGATTATGGGAAACAAACATTGATGCAACATTGCCTGTTGAACTTTCATCTTTCACTGCAACAATAAATAATAATTTTGTGGTGTTGAACTGGACTACAAAAACAGAGACAAACAATTTTGGATTTGAAGTGGAGAGGACGTCAAACGTGAAAGGTCAAATGTCAAATGAATTGCAGTCTATTGGATTTGTGAATGGCAGTGGTAACAGCAATTCACCTGTCAGTTATGTTTATGAAGATAAGAGCGTTAGCTCAGGAAAATATTCTTACAGACTAAAACAAATCGATAATGATGGACAGTATTCATACTCAAATATTGTTGAAGTTGATGTTTCTGTTCCAAACAAATTTTCACTTGAACAAAACTATCCTAACCCATTTAACCCAACTACAAAAATAAAATTCACCATTCCTCAAGCAACGTATCCCCTCTCGGGAGGGGGAAGGGGTGGGTTAGTGACTTTAAAAGTATATGATGTACTCGGAAATGAAGTTGCATCACTTGTCAATGAATACAAAACTGCAGCCAGCTATGAAATTGAGTTTGATGCAAGCAATCTTTCAAGCGGTGTTTACTATTATCAACTTAAAGCTGGTGATCCTTCATCAAACTCAGGACAGAGTTTTATTCAAACGAAGAAAATGATACTGATAAAGTAA
- a CDS encoding T9SS type A sorting domain-containing protein, which translates to MYDALPNIPFIMKKEVLDLVTGVNDEKQLINDFYLEQNYPNPFNPSTKISWQSPVGSWQTLKVYDVLGNEVATLVNEYKTAGSYEVEFDASILSSGVYYYQLKAGDPSSNSGQSFIQTRKMILIK; encoded by the coding sequence ATGTATGATGCGCTTCCAAACATTCCGTTTATAATGAAGAAGGAAGTTCTCGATTTAGTTACAGGTGTTAACGATGAAAAACAACTTATTAATGATTTCTACCTCGAACAAAACTACCCGAATCCATTTAACCCATCAACGAAAATTAGTTGGCAGTCTCCAGTCGGCAGTTGGCAAACTTTAAAAGTATATGATGTCTTAGGAAATGAAGTCGCAACACTTGTGAATGAATACAAAACTGCAGGCAGCTATGAAGTTGAGTTTGATGCAAGTATTCTTTCAAGTGGTGTTTATTATTACCAACTAAAAGCCGGTGATCCTTCATCAAACTCAGGACAGAGTTTTATTCAGACGAGGAAGATGATATTGATTAAATAA
- a CDS encoding T9SS type A sorting domain-containing protein, with protein MKLISFCFFLSSIQLFSQSFLNLHFSDGSYKYSAISSLQKITVNESEGLFNFYIDNDSIVSENIADINKFTIDPLPLGQPFPVELSSFNISVVGSSIQLNWRTESETNNFGFEIERTVGETSTASGWKKIGFIEGSGNSSSPREYLFTDSPPPNEYYHYRLKQIDIDGKYSYSNVIGVEFGTPIQFELEQNFPNPFNPATKINYTIPTRGLVTLKVFDILGCEISIIVNENLNPGSYTSIFDGRALPSGIYICRLTGNSVTQSIKMLLLK; from the coding sequence ATGAAACTAATTAGTTTTTGTTTTTTCCTTTCTTCAATTCAGCTTTTCTCTCAGTCATTTCTTAATCTTCATTTTTCAGACGGTAGTTATAAATATTCAGCGATCAGTTCACTGCAAAAAATAACTGTCAATGAATCTGAAGGCTTGTTCAACTTTTATATCGATAACGACAGCATCGTTTCTGAAAACATTGCCGATATAAATAAGTTTACGATTGATCCTTTACCTTTGGGACAACCATTCCCGGTGGAACTATCATCGTTCAATATATCAGTTGTTGGTTCCAGCATTCAACTGAATTGGAGAACAGAATCTGAAACAAATAATTTCGGATTCGAAATAGAGCGAACGGTTGGCGAGACTTCAACTGCTTCCGGATGGAAGAAAATTGGATTCATTGAAGGAAGTGGCAACAGCAGCAGTCCGAGAGAATATTTATTCACTGATAGCCCCCCGCCTAATGAATATTATCATTACAGATTAAAACAGATTGATATAGATGGAAAATATTCGTACAGCAATGTTATCGGTGTTGAGTTTGGAACACCAATACAATTTGAGCTGGAACAAAATTTTCCGAACCCGTTCAACCCGGCGACGAAAATAAATTATACAATTCCGACTCGTGGATTAGTTACTCTTAAAGTATTTGACATCTTGGGTTGTGAGATTTCTATAATAGTGAATGAAAACTTGAATCCCGGTTCTTATACCTCAATATTTGATGGAAGGGCATTGCCAAGCGGGATCTATATCTGCAGATTAACTGGTAACAGCGTGACACAATCTATAAAAATGCTGTTGTTGAAATAA
- a CDS encoding TlpA family protein disulfide reductase — MKKFLFLVLIFSGLNYSFGQTLKFSVDNLDDSSVVLISLSGEKFSVIRSIDTKSKGKFEFDLDNNHPGIYRLGFSNNKSIDFIYDDEEVEIETDALNILGSIKVIQSESNKIYYNFIKLNKDYKTKSELLQLILARYPSDDDFYQTTKEELIQIQEEYLYFVNSTAQANPNSFIARYVRSSQLPVIDPETELVKQLVYLKSHALDNINFYDAELIYSDVFTNKSIEYLSYYRNPQLPLEQLEKEFESAIDSILNKAKVNEVVYKHIVEYLLDGFKKFDFDNVINYIVENYVIKDELCLDSQLTSTLERRIEQSKYFKPGITVPDINLSDEAGKLISLKDIRADRTLIIFYASWCPHCKDLLPKIYELYKKQTHKNFEVLAVSIDTMQTEWKRFVETNNLAWINVNDPIGWDGKSSGDYKIFATPTMFLVDKEFKLISKPTEFEELTKLL; from the coding sequence ATGAAGAAATTTTTATTTCTTGTATTAATATTTTCAGGTTTAAATTATTCTTTTGGCCAAACCCTGAAGTTCAGCGTTGATAATCTCGATGACAGCAGCGTTGTGTTAATATCATTGTCCGGTGAAAAATTTTCTGTTATCCGGTCAATCGATACAAAAAGTAAAGGTAAATTTGAATTTGATTTAGACAATAATCATCCCGGTATTTATCGTCTTGGATTCAGTAACAATAAATCGATAGATTTTATTTATGACGATGAAGAAGTTGAGATTGAGACTGATGCTCTCAATATCCTCGGAAGTATAAAAGTAATACAATCAGAATCGAATAAAATTTATTACAACTTCATCAAACTCAATAAAGACTATAAAACAAAATCAGAACTCCTTCAGCTTATACTCGCCCGCTATCCCAGTGATGATGATTTTTATCAAACAACAAAAGAAGAACTTATCCAGATTCAGGAAGAATATTTATACTTCGTAAATTCAACAGCCCAGGCAAACCCCAATTCATTTATTGCAAGATATGTCAGATCATCACAATTGCCTGTAATTGATCCTGAAACAGAACTTGTTAAACAATTAGTTTATCTGAAATCACACGCACTTGATAATATTAATTTTTATGATGCTGAACTTATTTACTCTGATGTTTTTACGAACAAATCAATTGAGTACTTATCATACTATCGTAATCCTCAATTGCCGCTTGAACAGCTTGAGAAAGAATTTGAATCCGCCATTGACAGCATACTAAACAAAGCAAAAGTAAATGAAGTTGTTTACAAACATATAGTTGAATATTTGCTTGACGGATTTAAAAAATTCGACTTTGATAATGTGATTAACTATATAGTTGAAAACTATGTGATCAAGGATGAGCTATGTCTTGACTCACAATTAACTTCAACACTTGAAAGAAGAATTGAGCAGTCAAAATATTTTAAACCCGGAATTACAGTTCCTGACATTAATCTAAGTGATGAAGCCGGCAAGCTAATTTCATTAAAGGATATACGGGCAGATAGAACCCTGATAATATTCTACGCAAGCTGGTGCCCGCACTGTAAAGACCTGCTTCCCAAGATATATGAGTTGTATAAAAAACAGACTCACAAAAATTTTGAAGTCCTTGCTGTTTCAATTGATACTATGCAGACAGAGTGGAAAAGATTTGTTGAAACTAATAATCTTGCCTGGATAAATGTCAATGACCCTATCGGCTGGGATGGAAAATCATCAGGTGATTATAAAATCTTTGCAACACCTACTATGTTTCTTGTTGATAAAGAATTCAAATTAATTTCCAAACCAACAGAATTTGAAGAACTGACTAAGCTGCTTTAA